A window from Micromonospora terminaliae encodes these proteins:
- a CDS encoding tetratricopeptide repeat protein, giving the protein MSAEQRIEHAQLLYERAVFGGDADALGIAERELDGVEADLALARGRILHARFLEDGNEDPHELALFERAAQLYQLLGDVRGEAEALFWVGTFHQVVRRDNDGAVPPLARSYELATQAGDKLTLSYAVRHLGFANMAAGAGSRAREQLEESVRLRREIGFSAGVAAGLLALAYLTAGEGQRDDALALVEEASAIAEACDAQGVLRRLEEARTQL; this is encoded by the coding sequence ATGAGCGCTGAACAACGAATCGAACACGCCCAGCTGCTCTACGAACGAGCCGTCTTCGGCGGCGACGCCGACGCGCTGGGGATCGCCGAGCGGGAACTGGACGGAGTCGAGGCAGATCTCGCCCTGGCCCGTGGCCGGATCCTTCATGCGCGGTTCCTTGAAGACGGTAACGAAGATCCACACGAGCTAGCGCTATTCGAGCGTGCGGCGCAGCTGTATCAACTGCTCGGGGACGTGCGCGGCGAGGCCGAGGCGCTGTTCTGGGTCGGCACCTTCCACCAAGTGGTCAGGCGTGACAATGACGGCGCCGTTCCGCCTCTTGCGCGGTCGTACGAGCTGGCGACGCAAGCCGGTGACAAGCTGACGCTGTCGTATGCGGTTCGGCACCTCGGCTTTGCGAACATGGCCGCCGGAGCCGGTAGTAGGGCGCGTGAGCAGTTGGAGGAATCTGTACGGCTTCGCCGGGAAATCGGGTTCTCAGCCGGCGTCGCCGCGGGCTTGCTTGCGCTGGCCTACCTGACCGCCGGAGAGGGGCAACGCGACGACGCGCTGGCGCTGGTCGAGGAGGCAAGCGCGATCGCGGAGGCCTGCGATGCACAGGGTGTTCTCCGGCGGCTGGAGGAGGCACGGACGCAGCTGTAG
- a CDS encoding YciI family protein produces MPEYLIYFNQQWVGDHTEEWFRGRGPLARAVVDEIKAAGAFVFAGGLEEEDGPVFSADATSGAVVFTDGPYVESKEFLGGLTIVDVPDEATARIWAGKIAEACGWPQEVRRFKPRRVLQG; encoded by the coding sequence ATGCCTGAGTACCTCATCTACTTCAACCAGCAGTGGGTGGGTGACCACACCGAGGAGTGGTTCCGCGGGCGCGGTCCACTCGCCAGGGCGGTTGTTGATGAGATCAAGGCCGCCGGGGCTTTCGTCTTCGCCGGGGGCCTGGAGGAAGAGGACGGCCCGGTCTTCAGCGCAGACGCCACAAGCGGTGCGGTGGTCTTCACCGACGGACCCTATGTCGAGAGCAAGGAGTTCCTGGGTGGCCTGACCATCGTGGACGTGCCGGATGAGGCGACCGCCCGGATATGGGCCGGCAAAATCGCGGAGGCATGCGGCTGGCCGCAGGAGGTTCGCCGGTTCAAGCCGCGGCGCGTCTTGCAGGGATGA
- a CDS encoding ribonuclease E inhibitor RraB — MEQPMGLFSKFKRSREDELVDLDDRSPRLGVKYRDLLLMNEIAKRAADLSQPRHVIFYLYAPSDDIGRLIAAEARTHGFEAQVRQPLPEYPGSWTVACETHVVLTPQFVRESVDLFEALAERHHADYDGWEAAA, encoded by the coding sequence GTGGAGCAGCCGATGGGTCTCTTCAGCAAGTTCAAGCGCAGCCGCGAAGACGAACTTGTCGATCTCGATGACCGCTCACCGAGACTCGGCGTCAAGTATCGGGACCTGCTGCTCATGAACGAGATCGCGAAGCGGGCAGCGGATCTGTCGCAGCCGCGGCATGTCATCTTCTACCTCTACGCCCCTTCGGACGACATCGGGCGGCTCATCGCTGCCGAGGCCCGCACCCACGGGTTCGAGGCTCAGGTGCGTCAGCCTCTCCCCGAGTACCCGGGCAGCTGGACCGTGGCGTGCGAGACGCACGTGGTGTTGACGCCACAGTTCGTCCGGGAGAGCGTCGACCTGTTCGAGGCTCTGGCCGAGCGCCATCATGCCGACTACGACGGCTGGGAAGCGGCGGCGTGA
- a CDS encoding alpha/beta hydrolase — protein sequence MADAVVIPGARFGPGAPLLMYSGDVAEQRGASVHRHSWSRELPELDQPEIEGWVGGEIDPLIDTIGGRPLLIGKSLGTNAAAIAAERSLPAVWLTPLLTLPWVVAALSRATAPFLLVGGTADRVWDGAVARRLTPHVLEVEGADHGLYVPGPLTDSVAVLGRVVVAVEEFLDAIGWPS from the coding sequence GTGGCTGATGCGGTCGTGATTCCCGGCGCCCGGTTCGGACCGGGCGCTCCCCTGCTGATGTATTCCGGCGATGTGGCTGAGCAGCGTGGCGCATCGGTACATCGGCACTCGTGGTCCCGGGAGCTTCCCGAACTCGATCAGCCGGAGATCGAGGGCTGGGTCGGCGGTGAGATCGATCCGCTGATCGACACCATCGGCGGCCGCCCACTGCTGATCGGCAAGTCGCTCGGCACGAATGCGGCAGCAATCGCCGCCGAGAGATCCCTGCCCGCCGTGTGGCTCACGCCACTGCTCACCCTGCCCTGGGTTGTTGCTGCCCTGAGCCGTGCGACCGCGCCGTTCCTGCTCGTGGGTGGCACCGCCGACAGGGTGTGGGACGGCGCGGTGGCCCGCCGGTTGACACCCCACGTGTTGGAGGTGGAGGGCGCGGATCACGGGTTGTACGTGCCCGGTCCACTAACCGATTCCGTCGCCGTTCTCGGTCGAGTCGTGGTCGCCGTGGAGGAGTTCCTCGACGCGATCGGCTGGCCGAGCTAG
- a CDS encoding BTAD domain-containing putative transcriptional regulator, protein MQIGMLGPFEVRIDGHVLADVPGARLRALLIALALEPGHVVPKATLVDWIWGERPPAEAANALQRLVSRLRKALPEGSVEGLTDGYRLAVEPEAVDAVRFERLVSQARNDEDPRRVRLLREALALWRGGAMQDVGLTDSAAFDAAVTRLEGLRLGALEDRFDAEISLGNGAELVTELTDLVAAHPVRERLVAALMRALVAAGRDTEALLVYQRARESLADALGVDPSPELSALHVALLRGESGRRREENRKTNLRAELTSFVGKDADVAAVRELIAEHRLTTLIGPGGSGKTRLATETARTLLDDLPDGAWLVELAAIGADGDVAQATLTGLGLRDALLGGAPNLDVTDRLIAAIHDRDALLILDNCEHVIESAATFAHRVLGECQRLRILATSREPLGITGEALWLVEPLALPAGDAAPAEIESSPAVRLLRDRAGAVRKDLGADARTLATMVRVCRALDGMPLAIELAAARLRTMSVDQLANRLDDRFRLLTGGSRTALPRHRTLRAMVDWSWELLSDAERTVLRRLAVFSGEASLEAAERVCAGDAVEPEDVLELLTALAEKSLLVAAGDGAPRYRMIGTIKEYAGHRLAEAGEADLARRAHLAYFTELTETAEPHLRRAEQLDWLATLGAEHDNISSAMRGALAAGDAHAAMRLAAGAGWYWWLSGHKAEGIELVIAATETPGDVPDEIRAIVYALVVLFEGSGRGDEHDAAEWIHKAYRFSRSSQSRNPLLGLVVPLERMLAAPGEFLPAWEPLLDDGDPWVRALARFHLGKMRIMLGQGGRDADAYLEGALAEFRALGERYGISMALCELADRIAVRGEFARAGELYEQAIAAVTEVGALEDVIRMRARQAQLYWLLGDEESSAAALAQASRCAEGVTWPDALAELALSTAELARWRGNVEEAYQQLAIGTTLLGDDAEQPSIRAATHHQLGCLAGALGEARTHHAAACRAAAEAGHAPLVAQVLVGVADLALRGEDFEQAARLLGASAGVRGLPDRSHPDVARIEQAARSRLGDTRYAEAAREGAQTNWSELVTVTLAS, encoded by the coding sequence GTGCAGATCGGGATGCTGGGACCGTTCGAGGTGCGCATCGACGGCCACGTCCTGGCCGACGTACCGGGCGCCCGGTTGCGCGCGTTGTTGATCGCGCTCGCGCTCGAACCCGGTCACGTGGTGCCGAAGGCGACGCTCGTCGACTGGATCTGGGGTGAGCGCCCGCCCGCCGAGGCGGCGAACGCCTTGCAACGCCTGGTCTCCCGGCTGCGGAAGGCGCTGCCGGAGGGGTCGGTCGAGGGGCTGACGGACGGCTACCGGTTGGCGGTGGAACCCGAGGCCGTCGACGCCGTACGGTTCGAACGCCTGGTCAGCCAGGCCCGGAACGACGAGGACCCCCGACGGGTACGGCTGTTGCGCGAGGCCCTCGCCCTGTGGCGCGGTGGCGCCATGCAGGATGTCGGTCTCACCGACAGCGCGGCGTTCGACGCCGCGGTCACCCGGCTGGAGGGACTGCGCCTGGGTGCCCTGGAGGACCGGTTCGACGCGGAGATCAGCCTCGGCAACGGCGCGGAGCTGGTCACCGAACTGACCGACCTGGTGGCCGCGCACCCGGTGCGGGAGCGGCTGGTCGCCGCGCTGATGCGTGCTCTCGTCGCGGCCGGTCGCGACACCGAGGCGCTGCTCGTCTACCAGCGCGCGCGGGAGTCCCTGGCCGACGCGCTGGGTGTCGACCCGTCGCCGGAGCTGTCCGCCCTGCACGTCGCACTGCTGCGGGGCGAGTCGGGACGGCGGCGGGAGGAGAACCGGAAGACCAACCTGCGGGCCGAGCTGACCAGCTTCGTCGGCAAGGACGCGGATGTCGCCGCGGTCCGCGAACTCATCGCCGAGCATCGGCTCACCACCCTGATCGGCCCGGGCGGCTCGGGGAAGACCAGGCTGGCCACGGAGACCGCGCGTACCCTGCTCGACGACCTGCCGGACGGCGCCTGGCTGGTGGAGCTCGCGGCCATCGGCGCGGACGGCGACGTGGCGCAGGCGACCCTCACGGGGCTCGGCCTCCGCGACGCCCTGCTGGGCGGGGCGCCGAACCTGGACGTGACGGACCGGCTCATCGCGGCGATCCACGACCGGGACGCCCTGCTCATCCTCGACAACTGTGAGCACGTGATCGAGTCGGCGGCGACGTTCGCCCACCGGGTGCTCGGGGAGTGCCAACGGCTGCGGATCCTCGCGACGAGCCGGGAACCGCTCGGTATCACCGGGGAGGCGCTGTGGCTGGTCGAGCCACTGGCCCTGCCGGCGGGCGACGCTGCACCCGCCGAGATTGAGTCCTCTCCCGCCGTCCGGCTGCTGCGGGACCGGGCGGGCGCGGTGCGCAAGGATCTCGGCGCCGACGCCCGCACGTTGGCGACGATGGTGCGGGTCTGCCGGGCGCTGGACGGTATGCCGCTCGCGATCGAGCTGGCCGCGGCCCGGTTGCGCACCATGTCCGTCGACCAGCTCGCCAACCGCCTCGACGACCGGTTCCGGCTGCTGACCGGCGGTAGCCGTACCGCCCTGCCGCGGCACCGGACGCTGCGCGCGATGGTCGACTGGAGCTGGGAGCTGCTCAGCGACGCGGAACGGACGGTGTTGCGGCGGCTCGCGGTGTTCTCGGGCGAGGCCAGCCTGGAAGCGGCCGAGCGGGTCTGCGCCGGCGATGCGGTCGAGCCGGAGGACGTGCTCGAACTGCTCACCGCGCTGGCCGAGAAGTCGCTGCTGGTCGCCGCGGGCGACGGCGCGCCGCGGTACCGGATGATCGGCACGATCAAGGAGTACGCCGGGCACCGGCTCGCGGAGGCGGGGGAGGCGGACCTGGCTCGCCGGGCGCATCTCGCCTACTTCACCGAACTCACCGAGACCGCGGAGCCGCACCTCCGCCGCGCCGAGCAGCTGGACTGGCTCGCCACCCTCGGTGCCGAGCACGACAACATCAGTTCCGCCATGCGGGGAGCGCTCGCGGCCGGCGACGCCCACGCGGCGATGCGGCTCGCGGCCGGCGCCGGCTGGTACTGGTGGCTCAGCGGGCACAAGGCCGAAGGCATCGAGCTGGTCATCGCGGCCACCGAGACGCCCGGCGACGTGCCCGACGAGATCAGGGCCATCGTGTACGCGCTCGTCGTGCTGTTCGAGGGCTCCGGGCGCGGCGACGAGCACGACGCGGCGGAGTGGATCCACAAGGCGTACCGGTTCAGCCGGAGCAGCCAGTCCCGCAACCCGCTGCTCGGGTTGGTCGTGCCGCTGGAGCGCATGTTGGCGGCGCCGGGCGAATTCCTGCCCGCGTGGGAACCACTGCTCGACGACGGGGACCCCTGGGTACGCGCACTGGCCCGGTTCCACCTCGGCAAGATGCGGATCATGCTCGGCCAGGGCGGTCGGGACGCGGATGCGTACCTGGAAGGGGCGCTCGCCGAGTTCCGGGCCCTCGGCGAGCGGTACGGAATCTCGATGGCCCTGTGCGAGCTGGCGGACCGCATCGCCGTGCGCGGCGAGTTCGCCCGCGCGGGTGAGCTCTACGAACAGGCGATCGCGGCCGTCACCGAGGTCGGTGCTCTCGAGGACGTCATCCGGATGCGGGCGCGGCAGGCGCAGCTGTACTGGTTGCTGGGCGATGAGGAGTCCAGCGCTGCGGCGCTGGCTCAGGCGAGCCGGTGCGCGGAAGGCGTCACCTGGCCGGACGCGCTGGCCGAGCTGGCCCTCTCGACGGCCGAACTCGCCCGCTGGCGCGGCAACGTCGAGGAGGCGTACCAGCAGCTCGCCATCGGGACGACCCTGCTGGGTGACGACGCGGAGCAGCCGAGCATCCGCGCGGCGACGCACCACCAGCTGGGCTGCCTGGCCGGCGCTCTCGGGGAGGCCCGTACGCACCACGCGGCGGCCTGCCGGGCGGCCGCCGAGGCGGGACACGCGCCCCTGGTCGCGCAGGTGCTTGTCGGGGTGGCGGACCTGGCACTGCGCGGCGAGGACTTCGAGCAGGCCGCGCGGCTGCTCGGGGCAAGCGCCGGGGTACGCGGCCTGCCGGATCGTTCCCACCCCGACGTGGCGCGGATCGAGCAGGCCGCGCGGAGCCGCCTCGGCGACACGCGGTACGCCGAGGCGGCTCGGGAGGGCGCGCAGACCAACTGGTCCGAGCTGGTCACGGTCACCCTCGCCTCCTGA
- a CDS encoding DUF4097 family beta strand repeat-containing protein — translation MPTFATPGPVAATVVVAGAHVRVTASDRTDTVVLVEPVDKASPSDVRVADKTRVDFANGRLSVKTTASGDRNGSVAITIDLPAGSSLVSYLAHSDVQADGSFGECELHMASGGVRLDRIRALQANIGGGEVTIGHIAEPATIEGAAFALRIGEVADTVTLSSSGGRVWIGHASADLDLSSGSGGFDIDRADGSVTAKTGDGAIRIGRLTRGRAELWNHAGNIEVGIGEGTAARVDADSKRGSVRNSVPSRDNPGTSGDTLTVHARTRHGDITVHRAAS, via the coding sequence ATGCCCACCTTCGCCACGCCCGGACCCGTAGCCGCCACCGTCGTCGTCGCCGGCGCTCATGTGCGGGTCACCGCGAGCGACCGCACCGACACCGTGGTGCTGGTCGAACCCGTCGACAAGGCCAGCCCGTCGGACGTCCGGGTGGCCGACAAGACCAGGGTCGACTTCGCCAACGGTCGCCTGTCGGTCAAGACGACCGCCTCCGGGGACCGGAACGGTTCGGTCGCCATCACGATCGACCTGCCCGCCGGCTCCAGCCTGGTGTCGTACCTGGCGCACTCGGACGTCCAGGCGGACGGCTCGTTCGGGGAGTGCGAGCTGCACATGGCGTCCGGCGGCGTGCGGCTCGACCGCATCCGGGCACTCCAGGCGAACATCGGGGGCGGCGAGGTCACCATCGGCCACATCGCCGAGCCCGCGACCATCGAGGGCGCGGCGTTCGCCCTGCGGATTGGCGAGGTCGCGGACACGGTTACGTTGTCGAGCTCCGGCGGGCGGGTCTGGATCGGCCACGCGTCGGCCGACCTCGACCTCAGCAGCGGCAGCGGCGGCTTCGACATCGACCGCGCCGACGGCAGCGTCACCGCCAAGACCGGCGACGGCGCCATCCGGATCGGCCGGTTGACGCGTGGCCGGGCGGAGCTGTGGAACCACGCCGGGAACATCGAGGTCGGCATCGGCGAGGGCACCGCCGCCCGGGTGGACGCCGACAGCAAGCGTGGATCGGTACGCAACTCCGTTCCGTCCCGGGACAACCCCGGCACGTCCGGCGACACGCTCACCGTGCACGCCCGCACACGGCACGGCGACATCACCGTGCACCGCGCCGCGAGCTGA
- a CDS encoding ABC transporter permease gives MSAKSHSIIMLRRNFKHITRNPTSVFNAVLMPLVIMLMFVYMFGDAFNVGVDYIDYATPGLMLLAVCYGLGATATSVNSDMTKGIINRFKAMDVSRGAVLAGHVVASVLTNLIAIGALVGVAFLLGFDPSASSLDWLGVVGIVLLLGVAAGWLTVALGLAAKSPETAGLAAVPLVMLPFFSSAIVPADKMGPGLRQFAEYQPFTPIIETLRGLLNGAPDTGDAITAVAWCIGIALVGYLWARSTFNKRA, from the coding sequence ATGAGCGCCAAGTCCCACTCGATCATCATGTTGCGTCGCAACTTCAAGCACATCACCCGGAACCCGACCTCGGTGTTCAACGCCGTCCTGATGCCGCTCGTGATCATGTTGATGTTCGTCTACATGTTCGGAGACGCGTTCAACGTCGGTGTCGACTACATCGACTACGCGACGCCGGGGCTGATGCTGCTGGCCGTCTGCTACGGGCTCGGGGCCACCGCGACATCGGTGAACTCCGACATGACCAAGGGCATCATCAACCGGTTCAAAGCCATGGACGTCTCCCGGGGCGCGGTGCTGGCCGGTCACGTCGTCGCCAGCGTACTGACCAACCTGATCGCCATCGGGGCGCTCGTCGGGGTGGCCTTCCTGCTGGGATTCGACCCCTCGGCGAGTTCCCTCGACTGGCTCGGCGTGGTCGGCATCGTCCTGCTGCTCGGTGTCGCGGCCGGCTGGCTCACGGTCGCCCTGGGGCTGGCGGCGAAGTCGCCGGAGACGGCGGGCCTGGCCGCGGTGCCGCTGGTCATGCTGCCGTTCTTCAGCAGCGCGATCGTGCCGGCAGACAAGATGGGGCCGGGCCTGCGGCAGTTCGCCGAGTACCAGCCCTTCACGCCGATCATCGAGACCCTGCGCGGGCTGCTCAACGGCGCACCGGACACCGGCGACGCGATCACCGCCGTCGCCTGGTGCATCGGCATCGCCCTGGTCGGCTACCTCTGGGCGCGGTCGACCTTCAACAAGCGCGCCTGA